The Lutra lutra chromosome 10, mLutLut1.2, whole genome shotgun sequence genome contains a region encoding:
- the ANKRD49 gene encoding ankyrin repeat domain-containing protein 49, with protein sequence MERGKVNSDGKPDPENSLDFSEHFNQLELLETHGHLIPTGTQSLWVGNSDEDEEQDEKTEEWYQLQEKKMEKDPSKLLLWAAEKNRLTTVQRLLSEKATHVNTRDEDEYTPLHRAAYSGHLDVVRELIAQGADVHAVTVDGWTPLHSACKWNNTRVASFLLQHDADINAQTKGLLTPLHLAAGNRDSKDTLELLLMNRYIKPGLKNNLEETAFDIARRTSVYHYLFEIVEGCTNSSPQP encoded by the exons atggaaagagggaaaGTAAATAGTGATGGAAAACCAGACCCAGAAAATTCCCTGGACTTTTCTGAACACTTTAACCAGCTTGAATTGTTGGAAACACATGGGCACCTTATTCCCACTGGTACCCAAAGTCTCTGGGTAGGGAATTCTGATGAAGACGAGGAAcaagatgaaaaaactgaagagTGGTATcaattgcaagaaaaaaagatggaaaaagatccAAGCAAATTGCTTCTTTGGGCCGCAGAAAAAAATcgg CTTACTACAGTGCAGAGACTACTGTCTGAAAAGGCCACCCATGTGAACACTAGAGACGAAGACGAATATACCCCTCTCCATCGAGCAGCCTACAGTGGACACTTAGATGTGGTACGCGAGCTGATTGCACAAGGGGCAGATGTCCACGCGGTGACTGTGGATGGCTGGACGCCGCTGCACAGTGCCTGTAAGTGGAATAACACCAGAGTCGCTTCTTTCTTACTCCAGCATGATGCAGATATCAACGCCCAAACAAAAGGCCTCCTGACCCCCTTACACCTCGCCGCCGGGAACAGGGACAGCAAAGATACCCTGGAGCTCCTCCTTATGAACCGCTACATCAAACCGGGTCTGAAGAACAACTTGGAAGAAACGGCCTTTGATATTGCTAGACGGACAAGTGTCTATCACTACCTCTTTGAAATTGTGGAAGGCTGCACAAATTCTTCACCTCAGCCATAA